In the genome of Acidobacteriota bacterium, one region contains:
- a CDS encoding RNA polymerase sigma factor: MTTAPSTGAATAAASGGGAVAAYTLEDLAPRLEALHEASFHWALTCAKGVREEAEDVLQTAYQKVVDGRSTFDGRSEFKTWLFAIIWRTAADRRRRRAWRRALLGRWIDDARSESREATSPLHRLEASERAERVRRALATLSERQHQVLDLVFYHEHSIRQAAEVLGLRLGTARVHYQRGKAALSERLRRDERRSNWSHVD; this comes from the coding sequence TTGACCACCGCGCCGTCGACCGGGGCGGCGACCGCAGCCGCCTCCGGCGGCGGAGCGGTCGCCGCCTACACCCTGGAAGACCTGGCACCCCGCCTCGAGGCGCTGCACGAAGCCAGCTTCCACTGGGCGCTGACCTGCGCGAAAGGGGTGCGAGAAGAAGCCGAGGACGTGTTGCAGACGGCGTATCAAAAAGTGGTGGACGGCCGATCGACCTTCGACGGACGGTCCGAGTTCAAGACCTGGCTCTTCGCGATCATCTGGCGAACCGCCGCGGACCGCCGGAGGCGGCGGGCCTGGCGCCGGGCGCTGCTCGGACGCTGGATCGACGACGCACGATCCGAGTCCCGGGAAGCCACCTCACCCCTGCACCGGCTCGAAGCCTCGGAGCGGGCGGAACGGGTGCGGCGAGCCCTGGCCACCTTGAGCGAACGACAGCATCAGGTCCTCGACCTCGTCTTTTACCACGAGCACAGCATCCGCCAAGCCGCCGAAGTCCTCGGCCTTCGGCTGGGCACGGCGCGGGTGCACTACCAACGCGGCAAGGCCGCATTGAGCGAACGCCTGCGGCGGGACGAACGACGGAGCAATTGGAGCCATGTCGACTGA
- a CDS encoding Spy/CpxP family protein refolding chaperone, whose product MRHSTSSRLLVGIVLTALASVIAFPVLAHPPTPLRVVAQFLDLSEEQAQQLAALRAAAADEIAPIVQEIATRKAALQQILSGEDPDPLEVGALVVSIHSLERQVRMIQQAVTDEFRTLLDDEQLQRLNAVDRAEPLCRVAPAFEALHLI is encoded by the coding sequence ATCGTCCTCACCGCCCTGGCGAGCGTCATCGCCTTCCCGGTTCTCGCCCATCCGCCGACACCGCTGCGGGTCGTCGCCCAATTCCTCGATCTCTCCGAAGAACAGGCACAACAGTTAGCCGCTCTGCGCGCCGCCGCGGCGGACGAAATCGCACCCATCGTCCAGGAAATCGCCACCCGCAAGGCAGCCCTACAGCAGATCTTGAGTGGCGAGGATCCGGACCCGCTGGAAGTCGGCGCCCTGGTCGTCTCCATCCACAGTCTCGAACGCCAGGTGCGGATGATCCAGCAGGCCGTCACCGATGAATTCCGTACCCTGCTCGACGACGAGCAGCTCCAGCGCCTCAACGCCGTCGACCGAGCGGAGCCCCTCTGCCGAGTAGCCCCGGCCTTCGAAGCCCTACACCTCATCTAG